Proteins found in one Apostichopus japonicus isolate 1M-3 chromosome 16, ASM3797524v1, whole genome shotgun sequence genomic segment:
- the LOC139982064 gene encoding uncharacterized protein produces MKKKMTYKVQIIAVTTLLLWQTLQSYGQNEPVKMTFMGIKPFESEHSNTHYQCHLSEPNDIAATAQVESFRTVWTRDDANENIDPPAPVWNDGATYKHWRVTLDNGNDDSFGVFGCEAALDGRINTSISGIFMRSDADIVPSDGLVSVTVNAGDTGVSIGMQSTGWKNVADFRWLKDNVRNHVVNGDDTWVISGPVEVDDAGVYECHINDERIGAKQGLKLLIVRACPANRWGPDACDGICDNCYNEGICDETSGKCICAPGFKGTNCKEGCGGNRYGYICEERCSGSDSAGSCSKYLFCLAHPYGCSCNTGWKGLDCLTACDSGTYGASCLQTCHCQSGQCDRYTGVCTGSPPGCSSGWSGTNCQVPDVCTTDYYGSTCTDKCHCMGNVACDKITGECPNQSCAPRYKVHMGQVNCEECLGPHFGDDCVDDCHCSESYCNKVTGSCFGGCNPEWVELFSPNLCQTGLIDASYIRKNPGVTAPVTCTAAKGPSPSEINQLDFVLSRHHEHLDDDGISSEQLSSTATTRTAPFLVDNVTDGQTLYCQLRKDDNRYAVYNITIDVFDLPVLQSAPKADLITDSTVTISWSAWDEETEDGDPPVIGYMPYYKLASGLSWSIQDTSAPIKTLNVTFTALTSEERYSFCVAAVREGEKGEGPKSPALNASTICAAYQDGPMNVTAEVAGEDQENVKISWKLPTDSSSCITGVTLFTIYYASINLEPPHVGIYELTDPASTSFTLTGLKVEGNYSIHMTLKTGTGESSSSNIIYYFVPRLPEYQAVPAASVSSSNSLTITWKEWDGDVGTPPVVEYWLLTKLSESGDWPSTFIRINASNNQDNYAVIITSLEPDIDYDFRVKAVREGLNGDGPPGPILEMVKTNLPDTGSVGLIVGVTIGTVSLAIIAVYGIWKYRRSTSKPKTVERQAENSKEVTNEAPFAYEYVSKDIGHSNMVRYIPSKKHEECILSATGTDDTTDGYEIPSTRQDGGVQAKQESNKCEKMEDVHVYPNNADDEFSLRKPMAISRFPLFMRSSAAQEMISTTFKSLEKVSPSTNANSFSGASPENMHKNRYGDIVPLDNHRPLLKSMCLTQGGNDYINASVVNIPGLNQTLIMTQAPLPNTVEDFWRLVFDYQCQTIIMLNESDSGNNDTIKYWPDVNDIEIGTMTISTCFIEKKQLYTIHQCQVAHRSYRESIKVNRFILNNWPKSGDSLTPLINFIAATGFGSRGATLIHCINGASRSGIYVTVCSEINRMKTRQTIQVFDTVKNIKVCSPNAIITKEDYMMCHQLLNCYLTEMQDYDVIV; encoded by the exons atgaagAAAAAGATGACTTACAAAGTACAGATTATTGCTGTGACTACCTTACTGCTGTGGCAAACACTCCAAAGTTATGGACAAAACG AACCAGTAAAGATGACTTTCATGGGTATTAAGCCCTTTGAGTCTGAACATAGTAACACACACTATCAGTGTCACCTTAGCGAACCCAATGATATTGCAGCGACTGCCCAAGTAGAGTCTTTCAGGACAGTTTGGACAAGGGATGATGCTAATGAAAATATAGATCCACCAGCTCCAGTCTGGAATGATGGTGCTACTTATAAGCATTGGAGGGTAACATTGGACAATGGAAATGATGATTCCTTTGGGGTGTTTGGATGTGAAGCTGCGTTAGATGGAAGGATCAACACATCGATCTCAGGGATATTTATGAGATCAGATG CTGATATTGTACCCAGTGATGGGTTGGTCTCAGTAACTGTCAATGCTGGCGATACAGGTGTAAGCATTGGTATGCAGAGCACCGGGTGGAAGAATGTTGCAGACTTCAGATGGTTGAAGGATAATGTAAGGAACCATGTTGTTAATGGAGACGATACTTGGGTAATCAGTGGACCAGTTGAGGTAGATGATGCTGGTGTCTATGAGTGTCATATCAACGATGAGAGGATTGGAGCAAAACAAGGTCTAAAACTGTTGATAGTAAGAG CTTGTCCAGCTAATCGATGGGGCCCAGATGCGTGTGATGGTATATGTGATAACTGCTATAACGAAGGCATTTGTGACGAGACAAGTGGAAAATGCATTTGTGCCCCTGGGTTCAAAGGAACAAATTGTAAAGAAG GTTGTGGAGGTAACAGATATGGATACATATGTGAGGAGAGATGTTCTGGCAGTGACAGTGCTGGCAGTTGCAGTAAATACCTCTTCTGCCTGGCCCATCCATATGGCTGTAGCTGTAACACAGGATGGAAGGGGTTGGACTGTCTTACTG CATGTGATTCAGGAACCTATGGAGCCAGCTGCCTACAGACCTGTCACTGTCAGTCAGGGCAGTGTGACAGATATACAGGAGTGTGTACAGGATCACCACCAGGTTGTAGTAGTGGATGGTCAGGGACTAATTGTCAGG TTCCTGATGTTTGTACTACTGACTATTATGGATCTACCTGCACTGATAAATGTCACTGCATGGGGAATGTTGCATGTGATAAGATAACGGGAGAATGTCCAAACCAGAGTTGTGCTCCACGCTATAAAGTTCACATGGGACAAGTGAATTGTGAAG AATGCCTAGGGCCACACTTTGGAGACGACTGTGTAGACGACTGTCATTGTTCAGAAAGTTACTGTAACAAAGTAACAGGAAGCTGCTTTGGAGGTTGCAATCCTGAATGGGTGGAACTATTTTCGCCCAACTTATGTCAGACAG GTCTAATAGATGCCTCCTATATCCGTAAAAATCCCGGAGTAACAGCTCCTGTGACTTGCACAGCAGCTAAGGGTCCAAGTCCTTCAGAAATTAATCAATTAGATTTTGTTCTGTCAAGACATCATGAGCATTTAGATGATGATGGCATTTCTTCAGAACAGTTGAGTAGTACTGCAACAACAAGAACCGCTCCATTCCTAGTAGATAATGTCACAGATGGACAGACACTTTACTGTCAGCTGAGGAAAGATGACAACAGATATGCAGTATATAACATAACTATAGATGTATTTG ATCTCCCTGTACTGCAATCTGCTCCAAAAGCAGATTTAATAACTGATTCAACAGTCACCATCAGCTGGTCAGCCTGGGATGAAGAAACTGAAGATGGGGACCCCCCTGTCATCGGGTATATGCCTTACTACAAGCTGGCATCAGGACTGAGTTGGTCTATCCAGGATACGTCTGCACCTATCAAGACATTGAATGTCACCTTTACGGCCCTCACATCAGAGGAAAGATACTCATTCTGTGTAGCAGCAGTAAGAGAAGGAGAGAAGGGAGAAGGTCCAAAGAGTCCAGCGCTGAATGCTTCTACCATATGTGCAG CATATCAAGATGGCCCAATGAATGTTACGGCAGAAGTCGCTGGAGAAGATcaggaaaatgtgaaaatatcttGGAAG CTTCCAACTGATAGTAGTTCATGTATAACTGGTGTGACTTTGTTCACTATCTACTATGCATCAATTAACTTGGAGCCGCCACATGTAGGCATATATGAGCTAACAGATCCTGCTAGCACCTCTTTCACGTTGACTGGTCTCAAAGTAGAAGGAAATTACAGCATCCATATGACACTAAAGACGGGTACAGGAGAAAGTTCCAGTAGTAATATAATTTACTACTTTGTTCCAA gaCTTCCAGAATACCAAGCAGTTCCAGCTGCTAGCGTAAGCAGTTCAAATTCGCTAACAATTACCTGGAAGGAATGGGATGGCGACGTTGGGACTCCCCCAGTGGTTGAGTATTGGTTACTAACCAAGCTGTCGGAGAGCGGAGATTGGCCAAGTACCTTTATAAGAATAAATGCAAGCAATAATCAAGATAATTATGCTGTGATAATTACGTCACTTGAACCAGACATAGACTATGACTTCAGGGTTAAAGCTGTGAGAGAAGGGCTAAATGGGGATGGACCCCCCGGTCCAATcttggaaatggtgaaaacaAATTTGCCTGATACTG GATCCGTTGGATTAATTGTTGGTGTTACAATTGGAACGGTCTCTCTCGCAATAATTGCAGTTTACGG aATATGGAAATATAGGAGATCTACATCCAAACCTAAAACTGTGGAACGACAAGCAGAAAATTCAAAAG AGGTTACAAACGAAGCCCCTTTTGCCTATGAATATGTGAGCAAAGATATTGGGCATAGCAACATGGTACGTTATATTCCTTCTAAGAAACACGAGGAATGCATTCTGTCAGCCACAGGAACTGATGACACCACTGATGGATATGAAATTCCATCTACTCGTCAAGATGGAGGCGTTCAAGCAAAACAAGAAAGCAACAAATGCGAAAAAATGGAAGATGTCCACGTGTACCCAAACAATGCTGATGATGAATTTTCTCTTAGGAAACCGATGGCAATTTCCAGGTTTCCGTTGTTCATGAGAAGTTCTGCTGCTCAAGAAATGATATCGACTACCTTTAAG AGTTTGGAAAAAGTAAGTCCCAGCACAAATGCCAACTCCTTCTCTGGGGCATCTCCTGAAAACATGCACAAGAACAGATATGGAGATATTGTACCAC TGGACAACCATCGACCTTTGCTGAAATCAATGTGTCTCACTCAGGGAGGAAACGATTACATTAATGCCTCTGTCGTGAAT ATTCCTGGATTGAATCAAACTTTGATTATGACACAGGCACCTTTGCCGAATACTGTTGAAGACTTTTGGCGACTCGTGTTTGACTATCAATGTCAGACTATTATTATGTTGAATGAGTCAGACTCAGGAAATAAT GATACTATAAAATATTGGCCAGATGTAAACGACATCGAGATCGGAACAATGACAATATCCACGTGCTTCATTGAGAAAAAACAGCTTTATACAATCCATCAGTGTCAGGTTGCCCACCGATCGTATCGG
- the LOC139983632 gene encoding receptor-type tyrosine-protein phosphatase alpha-like, with protein sequence MTISTCFIEKKQLYTIHQCQVAHRSYRESIKVNRFILNNWPKSGDSLTPLINFIAATGFGSRGATIIHCINGASRSGIYVTVWSEINRMKKRQTIQVFDTVKNIKVCNPNAIITKEDYMMCHQLLNCYLTEMQDYDVIV encoded by the exons ATGACAATATCCACGTGCTTCATTGAGAAAAAACAGCTATATACAATCCATCAGTGTCAGGTTGCCCACCGATCGTATCGG GAATCTATCAAGGTTAATCGCTTTATTCTAAACAACTGGCCAAAGAGTGGTGATAGCCTTACACCCCTTATAAATTTCATCGCAGCTACAGGATTTGGAAGTCGTGGTGCAACAATAATTCATTGCAT AAATGGCGCATCCAGAAGTGGAATTTATGTGACTGTCTGGTCTGAGATCAACAGGATGAAGAAGAGACAAACGATACAAGTGTTtgacactgttaaaaatattaaagtgtGCAACCCCAATGCGATTATCACTAAG gaGGATTACATGATGTGTCATCAACTTCTCAACTGCTACCTAACAGAAATGCAGGACTATGACGTGATTGTGTAA